A region from the uncultured Bacteroides sp. genome encodes:
- a CDS encoding TIM-barrel domain-containing protein → MNKIFLYVLLGLFCLVPVAKGQQSYLYNKDVAVFYPANFDSLSTLPSSAVVKELVRQSALPDSWSIRPVYSTEKGKAVAALQVDSDADLYATGEVYGELRRNGKEVNLWNTDNFMYLQHERKQLYQSHPWVLGVRKDGSAFGLLADNSWKSYLSTGNPVKFTSEGPAFRVIVIEKNSPQEVMKELGNLIGTMEMPPLWALGYQQCRYSYYPDTRVKQIADEFRTRKIPCDVIWMDIDYMDGYRIFTFDSQRFPDPKGLNDYLHQHKFKAVYMIDPGVKKDNHYFVYKQGTQGDYWVKNKKNKPFVGKVWPGKCVFPDFTRPEVCTWWSKLYKDFMATGVDGVWNDMNEPAVFKGVDASMPVDNWHLGGGGQPAGPHLRYHNVYGLDMVKASREGILAANPDKRPFVLSRANFLGGQRYAATWTGDNGSSWEMLRASIPMTINLGLSGQPFNGPDIGGFGLNCNAELLAHWTAMGVYFPFVRNHSCAGTVDQEPWVFGTKVENVCRTAIERRYRILPYVYTLFWEASTDGLPIMRPVFMADTKDLSLRSEQQCFMLGTDLLIIPRWSKNPQLPKGNWNIIKFENEDDGYQPYVALRPGAILPVTKVIQSTEDYKTDSLTLLINPDKTGYASGRLYDDAGNGFGYRSGDYSVYKFVAGKCSDKQLKIEISSIEGTRPANRVYRVGYVTDNNIVYSDWSSKNVIYVDIQEDNQEGIDLKKLKMSTMDLNEQPAAIEKVKKTKAGDKDKKGDQYY, encoded by the coding sequence ATGAATAAAATATTTCTTTATGTTTTATTGGGGCTCTTCTGTCTTGTCCCCGTAGCCAAAGGGCAGCAGTCTTATTTATATAATAAGGACGTAGCCGTTTTTTATCCGGCTAATTTTGATTCTTTATCAACTTTGCCGTCATCTGCCGTCGTAAAAGAGTTGGTGCGACAATCTGCATTGCCCGATTCGTGGAGCATCAGACCGGTTTATAGTACGGAAAAAGGTAAAGCCGTAGCTGCCTTGCAGGTAGATAGTGATGCCGATTTATACGCCACAGGTGAGGTGTATGGTGAGTTACGGCGTAACGGTAAAGAGGTGAATTTATGGAATACTGATAATTTCATGTATCTGCAGCATGAACGTAAACAGCTCTACCAGTCTCATCCGTGGGTACTGGGGGTGCGTAAAGATGGTTCGGCTTTTGGCCTTTTGGCCGATAATTCATGGAAATCTTATCTTAGTACGGGGAATCCTGTAAAATTTACTTCTGAAGGGCCTGCTTTTCGAGTGATTGTTATTGAGAAGAATTCGCCGCAAGAGGTGATGAAAGAGTTGGGCAATTTGATAGGCACGATGGAGATGCCGCCATTATGGGCGTTGGGCTATCAACAATGTCGATACTCATATTATCCCGATACTCGTGTGAAACAGATCGCTGATGAATTTCGTACACGTAAAATTCCTTGTGATGTAATCTGGATGGATATAGATTATATGGACGGTTATCGCATCTTTACTTTTGATTCGCAACGTTTTCCTGACCCAAAGGGATTAAACGATTATTTGCATCAGCATAAATTTAAGGCTGTTTATATGATTGACCCGGGCGTAAAGAAAGACAATCATTATTTTGTATATAAGCAGGGCACTCAGGGTGATTATTGGGTAAAGAATAAGAAAAACAAACCCTTTGTAGGTAAGGTGTGGCCGGGTAAATGTGTCTTTCCGGATTTTACCCGTCCTGAGGTTTGTACCTGGTGGAGTAAACTCTATAAGGATTTCATGGCAACCGGAGTTGACGGTGTTTGGAATGATATGAACGAACCGGCTGTTTTTAAAGGTGTTGATGCTTCTATGCCTGTTGATAATTGGCATCTAGGTGGTGGTGGTCAGCCGGCGGGTCCTCATTTACGTTACCACAATGTATATGGGTTGGATATGGTAAAGGCCAGTCGTGAGGGTATTTTGGCCGCAAATCCGGATAAACGTCCATTTGTACTTTCGCGTGCCAATTTTTTGGGTGGGCAACGATATGCTGCTACCTGGACGGGCGACAATGGATCCAGTTGGGAAATGTTAAGGGCTTCAATTCCTATGACTATCAATTTAGGGCTTTCCGGTCAGCCGTTCAACGGCCCCGATATCGGTGGTTTCGGATTAAATTGTAATGCCGAACTTTTAGCTCATTGGACTGCTATGGGTGTTTATTTCCCGTTTGTGCGTAATCATTCATGCGCTGGCACCGTTGATCAGGAACCGTGGGTCTTTGGTACAAAAGTGGAGAATGTTTGCCGCACTGCCATCGAGCGCCGCTATCGGATTCTGCCATATGTTTATACCTTGTTTTGGGAAGCGTCAACGGACGGTCTGCCAATAATGCGTCCGGTATTTATGGCTGATACCAAAGACCTTAGTTTGCGAAGTGAACAACAATGCTTTATGTTGGGGACTGATTTGCTTATTATTCCCCGTTGGAGCAAAAACCCGCAGCTGCCCAAAGGCAATTGGAATATCATTAAATTTGAGAATGAAGATGATGGTTACCAACCGTATGTAGCGTTGCGACCGGGTGCTATTTTACCCGTAACGAAGGTAATTCAGAGCACGGAAGATTATAAAACCGATTCATTGACGCTACTTATTAATCCGGATAAAACGGGATATGCCAGTGGCCGCCTTTATGATGATGCCGGAAATGGCTTCGGCTATCGTTCGGGTGATTACTCAGTATACAAGTTTGTTGCCGGCAAATGTTCAGACAAGCAGTTAAAGATTGAAATTTCATCTATAGAAGGAACTCGTCCGGCCAATCGTGTTTATCGCGTTGGTTATGTAACCGATAATAATATTGTTTACTCCGACTGGAGTTCAAAGAATGTTATCTATGTTGATATTCAGGAAGATAATCAGGAAGGCATTGATCTGAAAAAGCTGAAGATGTCGACCATGGATTTGAACGAACAACCTGCTGCCATTGAAAAAGTAAAGAAAACAAAGGCTGGCGACAAAGATAAAAAGGGAGATCAATACTATTAA
- a CDS encoding alpha-amylase family glycosyl hydrolase yields MKFSSILSKRHWIMVSALCLSMTQGVMAQKGPQWLSKALFYQIYPSSYMDSDGNGIGDLPGINAKLDYIQSIGVNAIWLNPIFESGWFDGGYDVIDFYKVDPRFGTNTDLVNLVKEAHKRGIKICLDLVAGHTSDKCAWFKQSAEADANLQHSDYYIWTNEIPEAEKKLIAEREASANPLSNTIGRYVEANAPRARYYEKNFFECQPALNYGFGQLDPNHPWEQPVNAPGPQATRQELKNIMAFWMNKGVDGFRVDMASSLVKNDPEKKETIKLWNEMRDWFNRQYPECVLISEWSNPKQAIPAGFHIDFMIHFGIPGYPSLFFAKNTPWGERNTKYDYCYFDKSGKGSLQEFIENFQSAYDATKDEGFIALPSANHDYQRPNVGDRNSLDQLKVAMTFFLTMPGVPFLYYGDEVAMKYQMNLPSKEGSNERAGTRTPMQWSNNSTAGFSTCSPEELYLPVDTENGKLTVEAQQNDPNSMLNYVRELIKLRQSSDALSNNGDWELVSDVNKPYPMVYKRSAGNEVYVVALNPAAKTVSAEIPALGGDRVTLVIGSKKQGSYKSGKTMDKIQLKAISALVFKVK; encoded by the coding sequence ATGAAATTTAGCAGTATCTTATCTAAGAGGCACTGGATCATGGTTTCGGCTCTTTGTCTGTCAATGACACAGGGGGTAATGGCTCAAAAGGGACCACAGTGGCTAAGCAAAGCTCTGTTTTATCAGATTTATCCATCGTCTTATATGGACAGTGACGGCAATGGCATCGGAGATTTACCCGGCATCAATGCTAAACTGGACTATATTCAATCTATTGGCGTGAATGCCATCTGGTTGAATCCTATTTTCGAATCGGGTTGGTTCGACGGGGGGTATGATGTAATTGACTTTTATAAGGTTGATCCCCGTTTCGGTACGAATACCGATTTAGTGAATTTAGTGAAAGAAGCTCATAAACGCGGCATTAAAATATGTCTGGATTTGGTAGCTGGGCACACCAGTGATAAGTGCGCCTGGTTTAAACAGTCGGCTGAGGCAGATGCTAATTTGCAACATAGTGACTATTATATATGGACAAACGAGATTCCTGAGGCAGAAAAGAAATTAATAGCAGAACGTGAGGCAAGTGCCAATCCTTTATCAAATACCATTGGGCGCTATGTAGAGGCAAATGCCCCTCGTGCCAGGTATTATGAAAAGAACTTCTTTGAGTGCCAGCCGGCTTTGAACTACGGCTTCGGGCAACTCGATCCGAATCATCCTTGGGAACAGCCGGTTAATGCTCCGGGGCCTCAGGCTACCCGTCAGGAACTGAAAAACATTATGGCTTTTTGGATGAACAAGGGAGTTGACGGCTTTCGTGTGGATATGGCTTCCAGTTTGGTAAAGAACGATCCCGAGAAGAAAGAAACAATTAAACTTTGGAATGAAATGCGTGACTGGTTTAATCGGCAATATCCGGAGTGTGTGCTTATCTCGGAGTGGAGTAACCCGAAGCAGGCTATTCCGGCCGGTTTTCATATCGACTTTATGATTCATTTCGGTATACCGGGTTATCCTTCGTTGTTCTTTGCCAAGAACACTCCCTGGGGCGAACGCAATACTAAATATGATTATTGCTATTTTGATAAGTCGGGCAAAGGCTCATTGCAGGAATTTATAGAGAATTTTCAGTCGGCTTATGATGCTACCAAAGATGAGGGCTTCATCGCTTTGCCTTCGGCCAATCATGACTACCAGCGGCCCAACGTGGGTGATCGTAATTCGCTGGATCAACTCAAGGTGGCGATGACTTTTTTTCTGACCATGCCCGGGGTGCCTTTCTTGTACTACGGTGACGAGGTAGCGATGAAATACCAGATGAATTTGCCAAGCAAAGAAGGAAGCAACGAGCGTGCCGGAACGCGTACGCCTATGCAATGGAGTAATAACTCAACGGCCGGATTTTCTACTTGTTCCCCCGAAGAGCTTTATTTGCCTGTAGATACGGAAAACGGTAAACTTACTGTTGAGGCTCAGCAGAATGATCCGAATTCGATGTTGAACTATGTGCGCGAACTTATAAAATTGCGCCAATCCTCTGATGCATTGAGTAACAATGGTGATTGGGAGTTGGTTAGCGATGTTAATAAGCCGTATCCCATGGTTTACAAACGCAGTGCCGGCAACGAGGTTTATGTAGTGGCGCTGAATCCGGCTGCCAAAACTGTATCGGCAGAGATTCCCGCTCTTGGCGGCGATCGGGTTACGCTGGTAATAGGTAGCAAAAAACAAGGGAGTTATAAGAGTGGAAAGACAATGGATAAAATACAATTGAAAGCCATTTCGGCTTTGGTCTTTAAAGTAAAATGA
- the murQ gene encoding N-acetylmuramic acid 6-phosphate etherase, with protein MDSNKNSNNQEKQSNAFIKISEQTSLYNNLEQKSVRELLEDINAEDQKVAIAVQKAIPQIEKLVTQIVPRMKQGGRIFYMGAGTSGRLGVLDASEIPPTFGMPNTFVIGLIAGGDTALRNPVENAEDDTERGWQELLSHNINDKDTVIGIAASGTTPYVIGALHAARQHGILTGCITSNPNSPMAAESDVPIEMIVGAEYVTGSSRMKSGTGQKMILNMISTSVMIQLGRVKGNKMVNMQLSNKKLVDRGTRMIIEELGLEYDQAKALLLMHGSVKKAVDAYRTK; from the coding sequence ATGGATAGTAATAAAAACAGTAACAACCAAGAAAAGCAAAGCAATGCTTTCATTAAAATAAGCGAACAAACTTCACTTTATAATAATCTGGAGCAAAAATCAGTACGCGAACTTCTTGAGGACATCAATGCAGAAGACCAAAAAGTGGCTATTGCCGTTCAGAAAGCCATACCTCAGATAGAAAAGCTAGTGACACAAATAGTGCCCCGCATGAAACAAGGCGGGCGCATCTTCTATATGGGAGCAGGTACCAGCGGCCGTTTAGGCGTGCTTGATGCTTCGGAAATACCTCCTACTTTCGGTATGCCAAATACATTTGTCATCGGGCTGATCGCCGGAGGAGACACCGCTCTGCGTAATCCGGTAGAGAATGCCGAAGATGACACCGAACGTGGTTGGCAAGAACTACTATCACATAATATCAACGACAAAGATACCGTTATCGGTATTGCAGCCTCCGGTACCACGCCTTACGTAATTGGCGCACTGCATGCTGCACGCCAACACGGCATATTGACGGGATGTATCACCAGCAATCCTAACTCACCAATGGCAGCAGAGTCCGACGTGCCTATTGAAATGATAGTAGGCGCAGAATATGTTACCGGAAGCTCTCGCATGAAATCGGGCACAGGTCAGAAAATGATTCTGAATATGATTTCTACTTCCGTGATGATTCAGCTTGGCCGTGTCAAAGGTAATAAGATGGTGAATATGCAACTTAGCAATAAGAAACTGGTAGACCGTGGTACCCGCATGATTATTGAAGAACTTGGTTTGGAGTACGATCAGGCCAAAGCCTTACTCCTAATGCACGGTTCGGTAAAAAAAGCTGTAGATGCCTACAGAACTAAATAA
- a CDS encoding malate dehydrogenase — translation MKTLTSEKLTIIGAAGMIGSNMAQTAIMMGLTSEICLYDPFAKGLEGVAEELLQCGFSDVHITYTADIKEALTNCKYLVSSGGAARKEGMTREDLLKGNADIAIQLGKDIKTYCPDLKHVVVIFNPADITGLLVLLYSGLKPNQVSTLAALDSTRLRNELVKHFNIAPEQIINCRTYGGHGEQMAVFASTTTIDSKPLSELMGTPALSKEQWKEIQEKVTQGGKHIIELRGRSSFQSPAYLSIEMIRAVMGGESFAWPAGVYVSNNEYNHIMMAMETTLDKKGVTYKEVSGTTEEHAALNNSYKHLCDLRNELINSGIIPAITDWKAINPNLG, via the coding sequence ATGAAAACTTTAACATCAGAAAAACTAACGATCATTGGTGCCGCCGGTATGATTGGCTCAAACATGGCACAAACAGCTATTATGATGGGCCTGACCTCCGAAATCTGTCTCTATGACCCCTTTGCCAAAGGATTAGAGGGAGTTGCCGAAGAATTATTGCAATGTGGATTCAGCGATGTACATATTACTTATACAGCTGATATCAAAGAAGCTTTGACCAACTGCAAATACCTTGTATCATCAGGAGGAGCTGCCCGTAAAGAAGGAATGACCCGGGAAGATTTATTAAAAGGGAATGCCGACATCGCCATTCAATTGGGAAAAGACATTAAAACCTATTGTCCCGACCTAAAACATGTTGTTGTTATTTTCAATCCGGCCGACATCACAGGATTATTAGTATTGCTGTATTCGGGCTTGAAACCTAATCAAGTAAGTACGTTGGCTGCATTGGATAGCACACGTTTGCGCAACGAACTTGTCAAACACTTCAATATTGCGCCCGAACAAATAATTAATTGCCGTACGTACGGCGGTCATGGCGAACAGATGGCAGTCTTTGCATCCACGACTACAATTGACAGCAAACCTTTGAGCGAACTGATGGGAACACCTGCTTTGAGCAAAGAACAATGGAAAGAAATCCAGGAGAAAGTCACTCAGGGAGGCAAACACATCATTGAACTACGCGGACGCTCATCATTCCAAAGTCCGGCATATCTCTCCATTGAAATGATACGTGCAGTGATGGGTGGAGAATCTTTTGCGTGGCCCGCCGGAGTGTATGTTTCAAACAATGAATACAACCATATCATGATGGCTATGGAAACAACATTGGACAAAAAAGGAGTTACATACAAAGAAGTCTCAGGAACAACGGAGGAACATGCGGCATTAAACAACAGCTACAAGCACCTATGCGACCTACGTAATGAATTGATCAATTCGGGTATTATCCCTGCTATAACAGATTGGAAGGCTATCAATCCTAATTTGGGTTAA
- a CDS encoding RagB/SusD family nutrient uptake outer membrane protein, with translation MKKILIGSMFAAICLLSACSLDETPESKFSEEDAYQSSVLIYVNTVASIYSSISNGLYGATDCVHTLQEFTSDATMLPGRQGDWVDGGKWQNMFLHNFASSVDTYSIVWNHLYQIIGLCNSSIDKLEEFKATNEDAESYIYEVRALRAIYYYYAMDLFAQVPIVTSSSMSIADVSQSNRSDVFKFVTSELEACLPYLSEDKAQNSGSYYGRVTKAVAYMCMAKCALNAPVYNVDNTTKTSYQAFVGPDMSKECIASESLGAQVTASGKNISITVDGTARNAWSTVVYCVEQIEKLGYQLQGDYADNFIVANQNSIENIFTRPDDDATYKIWDCNLMRSLHYNHGGAMGYSGWNGTCSSVRQMQVLHYGLADQDPRLAINFYTGTDYTKDTNGVLVNDGATTSDLEYEPLKAVLDFPTNANAHDVKSAGARFKKYEYDASSTIQGDINNDLVIWRYGDALLMKAEAEYRLGETGLALGYVKEIRDRAGATQLNSLTLNDILNERMAELSWEGVRRQDQIRFCTFTQPTVDRYVGIWHNASAGDYNNDTQGYTNVFPIPYSVLNLNSNLKQNPGY, from the coding sequence ATGAAAAAAATATTAATTGGCTCAATGTTCGCAGCAATTTGCTTGCTTTCAGCCTGCTCTTTGGATGAAACTCCGGAAAGTAAGTTTAGCGAAGAAGATGCTTATCAAAGTTCTGTATTGATTTATGTTAATACCGTGGCAAGTATTTATTCTTCAATCAGCAATGGCCTTTATGGGGCTACTGATTGTGTTCACACATTACAGGAGTTTACCTCTGATGCAACGATGCTCCCGGGCCGCCAGGGCGACTGGGTGGATGGTGGTAAATGGCAGAATATGTTTCTCCATAATTTTGCCTCCTCTGTTGATACTTATTCTATTGTTTGGAATCATCTGTATCAGATCATCGGTCTTTGTAACTCTTCGATTGATAAGTTGGAGGAATTTAAGGCTACGAATGAAGATGCGGAGTCTTACATTTACGAGGTTCGCGCTCTTCGTGCTATCTATTACTACTATGCGATGGATTTGTTTGCACAGGTGCCTATCGTAACTTCTTCGTCTATGTCTATTGCGGACGTGTCACAGTCGAATCGTTCGGACGTATTTAAGTTTGTAACCTCCGAACTGGAAGCTTGTTTGCCTTATTTATCCGAAGATAAAGCACAGAACAGTGGCTCATACTATGGCCGCGTAACAAAAGCGGTTGCCTATATGTGCATGGCTAAATGTGCATTGAATGCTCCTGTTTATAATGTGGATAATACGACTAAAACGAGTTATCAGGCATTTGTCGGTCCTGATATGAGTAAAGAGTGTATAGCCAGTGAGTCATTGGGGGCTCAGGTAACAGCCTCGGGTAAGAATATCAGCATCACTGTCGACGGTACTGCACGCAATGCCTGGAGTACGGTAGTCTATTGCGTTGAGCAGATAGAAAAATTGGGTTATCAGTTGCAGGGAGACTATGCCGATAATTTTATAGTGGCCAACCAAAATTCGATAGAGAATATCTTTACTCGTCCGGATGATGATGCGACTTATAAGATATGGGATTGTAATTTAATGCGTTCTTTGCATTACAATCATGGAGGTGCCATGGGTTATTCCGGATGGAACGGTACTTGTTCGTCTGTTCGACAGATGCAGGTTCTTCATTACGGATTAGCCGATCAGGATCCGCGCTTGGCGATCAATTTCTATACAGGCACTGATTATACTAAAGATACTAATGGTGTTTTAGTGAACGATGGTGCCACGACTTCAGATTTGGAGTACGAACCTTTGAAAGCTGTGCTTGATTTTCCCACTAATGCCAATGCACACGATGTGAAAAGCGCAGGAGCTCGATTCAAAAAATATGAGTATGATGCTTCAAGTACTATTCAGGGTGATATCAACAACGATTTGGTTATTTGGCGCTATGGTGATGCTTTGTTAATGAAAGCCGAGGCTGAATATCGCTTGGGCGAAACAGGTTTAGCTTTGGGCTACGTAAAAGAGATTCGTGACCGTGCGGGTGCTACTCAGCTGAACAGTCTGACGCTGAATGATATTCTGAATGAACGTATGGCCGAACTTTCCTGGGAAGGGGTACGCCGTCAGGATCAGATTCGTTTCTGTACTTTCACGCAACCTACTGTAGATCGCTATGTCGGTATATGGCATAATGCTTCCGCCGGTGATTACAATAATGACACTCAGGGATATACGAATGTATTCCCAATACCTTATTCTGTGTTGAATTTGAATTCAAATTTGAAGCAGAATCCAGGATATTGA
- a CDS encoding TonB-dependent receptor, giving the protein MKQKRFWQRILFISIGFLLSMSAFAQSITVKGNVKDNTGENIIGANVLVKGTSNGSITDLEGNFIVSDVNPNATLVISFVGFTTREIAVSGKKVIDVMLKEDSQALDEVMVVGYAIGSKRTISGAVERVKKEDMNKGVVASPLEALKGKVAGVVISQSGGDPMGTTNIRIRGTSSLSGGNDPLVIIDGVFGDMTMLNSLSPNDIESMTILKDASETAQYGSRGAAGVIVVTTSKGKLGFAEVEYNGQFGFNSVFKNIEMLSAANYRSTADKLGLTYTDLGGNTNWLDAIERSTGLTQNHSFSFTSGHEMSNMRASIGVIEREGALKNSDMINYTAKFDATQLAFDKKVKFEIGVFGSERDGNIQYDMQKMFYSAAAYNPTYPTVKNANGVWDEDLLANEIYNPLGQQDITNKYGVASINTHARMTWTIISGLNLSAFGSYTYLDSDNRRYIPNDIRQGELNGNGWAYLANTNRKDLMGNIQLSYSKDFGKHHIDALALMEGQSYKTFSSSTQSKGYETNYFKYNNLRAGANVAWGDNTSYSSEYKLSSYMARLNYMFAEKYIVTANFRTDGSSKLGKGNKWGAFPSASVAWIASNETFLKDIHAINNLKIRAGYGVTGNQDAIDPYNSLSLMEPNGTTLVDGSPTTTFAVTSNNNPDLRWEVKHTFDVGVDLSMFDSRFNLTVDYYASKTKDLLYTYTVPVPPFTYTSLLANMGEMTNNGLEIAVRGDIVKSKDFTFNAGVNLSFQKNKLVSLHGTYKGQELTTSEHIAVANINAAGLTQNTGVTYLIEGQPVGVFYLPHCTGIDENGQYIIEDLDKNGTIDTGDSGDRQVCGQAIPKAYLGMDFTLKYKNWDLTTQFNGAFGHKIYNGTSMTYSNMNNFPTYNVLAKAPSLNGGEGIHDIQISDYWLKKGDYLNFEYASLGYTFTEKQLKATKYLKNLHLALSVNNICTVTGYSGLTPMINSASLVRQSEGTTTNGTLGVDDKRIYPLTRTFSLSVSVKF; this is encoded by the coding sequence ATGAAACAAAAACGTTTCTGGCAAAGAATTCTTTTCATTTCGATCGGATTCTTGCTTTCAATGAGTGCATTTGCTCAAAGCATCACTGTAAAGGGCAATGTGAAGGACAATACAGGCGAAAACATTATTGGCGCTAATGTATTGGTAAAAGGAACTTCGAACGGTTCAATTACCGATCTTGAAGGTAATTTTATTGTTTCGGATGTAAATCCAAATGCTACATTGGTAATCTCTTTTGTAGGCTTTACCACTAGAGAAATTGCCGTATCGGGCAAAAAGGTAATCGATGTTATGCTGAAAGAAGATTCTCAGGCATTGGATGAGGTTATGGTGGTTGGTTATGCGATTGGTAGTAAACGTACCATCTCAGGAGCCGTTGAGCGTGTTAAGAAAGAAGACATGAATAAAGGAGTTGTTGCCAGTCCGCTGGAAGCCTTAAAAGGAAAAGTAGCCGGAGTGGTTATCAGTCAATCGGGTGGAGATCCTATGGGTACGACTAACATTCGTATACGTGGTACTTCTTCTTTATCGGGTGGTAATGATCCGTTGGTTATTATTGATGGTGTATTTGGTGATATGACTATGCTGAATAGTCTTTCGCCCAATGATATTGAATCTATGACCATTTTGAAGGATGCATCGGAAACGGCTCAGTATGGTTCTCGTGGTGCCGCCGGCGTTATTGTTGTTACTACCTCTAAGGGTAAATTGGGTTTTGCCGAAGTGGAATATAATGGTCAGTTCGGTTTCAATAGCGTATTTAAGAACATTGAAATGTTATCGGCTGCCAACTATCGTTCGACAGCGGACAAATTGGGCCTTACATATACCGATCTGGGTGGTAATACCAATTGGTTGGATGCTATTGAACGCAGTACGGGGCTAACTCAAAACCATAGTTTTTCATTTACTTCCGGTCATGAGATGTCGAATATGCGTGCATCCATCGGGGTTATTGAGCGTGAAGGTGCTTTGAAAAATTCGGATATGATTAACTATACGGCCAAGTTTGATGCCACTCAGTTGGCTTTTGACAAGAAAGTAAAGTTTGAGATCGGAGTTTTCGGTTCGGAACGCGATGGCAACATTCAGTATGATATGCAGAAAATGTTTTATTCTGCAGCTGCTTACAATCCGACTTATCCAACGGTGAAGAATGCCAATGGCGTATGGGATGAGGATTTGTTGGCTAACGAAATTTATAATCCGCTGGGACAGCAGGATATAACTAACAAATATGGGGTGGCTTCCATAAATACTCATGCGAGGATGACGTGGACTATTATTTCGGGCTTGAACCTGAGTGCATTCGGATCATATACTTATCTGGACTCGGATAATAGACGCTATATTCCCAACGATATCCGTCAGGGAGAATTGAATGGCAATGGTTGGGCTTATCTGGCCAATACTAACCGCAAAGACTTGATGGGAAATATTCAGTTGAGTTATTCGAAGGATTTTGGTAAACACCATATTGATGCTTTGGCTTTGATGGAGGGACAATCATACAAAACTTTCTCCAGTTCAACTCAGTCAAAGGGTTATGAAACGAATTATTTTAAGTATAACAACCTGAGAGCCGGCGCAAATGTAGCCTGGGGAGATAACACTTCTTATTCTTCTGAATACAAGCTGTCTTCTTACATGGCTCGTTTAAACTATATGTTTGCCGAAAAGTATATCGTTACGGCAAACTTCCGTACGGACGGTTCTTCTAAATTGGGCAAAGGCAATAAATGGGGGGCATTTCCTTCTGCATCTGTTGCCTGGATTGCCAGCAATGAAACCTTCTTAAAGGATATTCATGCGATTAATAACTTGAAGATTCGTGCAGGTTACGGGGTTACCGGTAATCAGGATGCGATTGATCCGTACAATTCATTGTCTTTGATGGAACCTAACGGCACTACATTGGTGGATGGCTCGCCTACGACTACTTTTGCCGTTACTTCTAATAATAATCCCGATTTGCGTTGGGAAGTTAAACATACATTCGATGTCGGAGTCGATTTGTCGATGTTTGATAGTCGTTTTAACCTGACAGTGGACTACTACGCTTCTAAGACGAAAGATCTGTTATATACTTATACAGTACCTGTTCCTCCGTTCACCTACACCTCATTGCTTGCCAACATGGGCGAGATGACCAATAATGGTTTGGAGATAGCTGTTCGTGGTGATATCGTTAAGTCTAAAGATTTCACCTTTAACGCAGGTGTAAATTTATCTTTTCAGAAGAACAAACTGGTATCGTTACACGGAACTTATAAAGGTCAGGAGTTAACTACAAGCGAGCATATTGCCGTGGCTAACATCAATGCTGCCGGTTTAACTCAAAATACAGGGGTTACTTATCTTATAGAAGGTCAGCCTGTAGGGGTATTCTACTTGCCGCATTGCACCGGCATCGATGAAAACGGACAATACATTATCGAAGATCTGGATAAAAACGGAACGATTGATACGGGTGATAGCGGTGATCGTCAGGTATGCGGTCAGGCTATTCCTAAAGCTTATTTAGGTATGGACTTTACGCTGAAGTATAAGAATTGGGATTTAACCACTCAGTTTAATGGTGCTTTCGGTCATAAGATTTACAACGGTACTTCCATGACTTATAGCAATATGAATAACTTCCCAACTTACAATGTATTGGCGAAAGCTCCCTCATTGAATGGAGGAGAGGGCATCCACGATATTCAAATTTCCGATTATTGGTTGAAGAAGGGTGATTACCTAAACTTTGAATATGCTTCTCTGGGTTATACATTCACCGAAAAGCAATTGAAGGCTACTAAATATCTAAAGAATTTGCATTTGGCTCTTTCTGTTAATAACATTTGCACTGTAACCGGCTATTCCGGTTTGACTCCGATGATAAACTCTGCCAGTCTGGTTCGTCAGTCTGAAGGCACTACTACTAACGGAACTCTTGGTGTAGATGATAAACGGATCTATCCATTGACCCGCACATTCTCTTTATCGGTATCTGTTAAATTCTAG